The Leptospira stimsonii genome includes the window GAAATCAGATGAATTGCAAAAAATAATTCGGGCGTTTCCTCGCGCTACAACATCGTAAAGAACGCGCTCGGACCGGGCTCTCCACTCCAGTCAAAAAATTAAAAAGACAAAACCCTAAGAGAAGCGAAGACCCGAAGAGCAATTTTTTGACTCCGTGTCGATCCCATAACGCGAGACAAGCCACAGGATCGTCCGAATGTACCGAAAAAAAGGAACGATCGCATTGAATTTCACATAACGTTCCTTTTAAAAAAAAGAAAAGAATCGGTTTTACTCGAAAGAACCGAAAGCAATCTTTCACTTTTATATTCTCTAAAGTCGTTTGCTTTGTATTGCGAGTCCTAAAAAATAAATTCGATCGGATTCAAGAGCGTAACTTTTCTAAAGAATCGGAAAATGAGTTTTTTCTCGGAATCAAAAAAAGGAATCTCCTTTCCGGGAAAGGTAATTCCTTTTAACGGCGCGCCATCCCGAACGTAAAAGAATTTCCGAACTCTCCGAAGGAAAAAATCAACGTTCCTTTTTCCTAAGTTCCGTCACCTGATCAAACCCGATTCCCCAATTGTCCGTTTCCACTTCGTCGATAATGACGAAGGTCGTCTGCGGATTTTTTCCGAGGACGTCCTTCAGAAGTTGCGTTGCCCCGGCGATCAGTCGCGCTTTCTGTTCTTGAGTGGCTCCTTCCTTCGTAATCCGAATATTGACATACGGCATAAGACTTTCTCCAAATTTGATTCTAAAAAAGAGTTTTGAAACTTAGACTGGTCCATCCTTTTCAAGGAAGAGGTAAATGGATGCCGCCCGCTTCGACAAAATACCGAAGAACAAGTATCAAAATGAGCGTTGAAAACAAAACGAAAAGCTCGATAAACACACCCGCGAGCCAAGCGAACTAAAAGCAAAATAAAAAACCAAGAGAAGTGTCGCCCCGATCTGTATATCGTTGCAAAGCCTGGCAAACTGTGTCGGCGTCAAATCTGCATTGAGTTTGTATAAGAGAACCGAAAAGAGAAACGGATCGGACTGATACTTAGGTGAAAGATCGGATTTCGAAAGCCAGTAAAACCCCGTGTTGTAAACCCTCGCTTCCTCCTTGGACTGATACAAATAAGACGCGCCTACTCTCAAAACAAAGTAGAAGACGAATAGCAGGAGCGAACTCGGGATGACTATTTTCACGATAGGGAATGTATAGAAGAGATTCGTCGGGGTGTCAAGGAATTGGGGGAGGTTGGTTAAGAAAGGTTGGAGTGGAGGAGCCTCGATCGAGTTTGTCGATGACGGAACGATTTTCCCTATGGGTTAAGCTGTTGTGGTTAAGAAATTGAGGATTTCGCGGAAGAGTGAAGTTTTGCTTGATCAGCAATTTTCTTTTATCTTACCTCGTTTTTAGTAAAAAGCATTTTCAGAAAATGGTAATGAACTTTGCGAATAAAAATTTACTGTTTCGTGAATTCCAAATCATTCTGTTGTAATTAAGTCCTTTTCACTTAAAGCAAAGTGGATTTTCTGAATCCTCTTGTTTTTTAAAACTATTTCCTGTCAATAAACTTAGCCCAACTGAAATAGGCTAAGAGAAAAAAAATAACTGCGAATAC containing:
- a CDS encoding tautomerase family protein → MPYVNIRITKEGATQEQKARLIAGATQLLKDVLGKNPQTTFVIIDEVETDNWGIGFDQVTELRKKER